A genome region from Manis javanica isolate MJ-LG chromosome 3, MJ_LKY, whole genome shotgun sequence includes the following:
- the HRG gene encoding histidine-rich glycoprotein, with translation MQVLTATLLLTLVITLQYSCALSPTDCRAAEPVAGEALDVINEERQKGYLFQLLRVADAHLDRGQSAAVYYLVLDVKESDCSVLSRQHWEDCEPAVSRRPSELVIGQCKVIATTHLNESQDLRVNGFNCTTSSVSSALANTKDSPILFDFFEDTKLYRKQADKALEKYKRENDDFVSFRVDQVERVVRARGGERTNYYVDFSVRNCSSYHFPRHSNIFGFCRADLSYDVEASDWETPENIVINCEVFNLEEHRNISVVQPRSGHPLHSDAHEDSPAGKLPFKPSESRDHHRPHKPHTPGCPPPLEDQNHSDRPPLQAGALPLLPPSVSRCHHPHFGTNKTHGPPHKHGSSEHHPHGHRRHEHHPHGHYRRRHRPRGHRPHGHHPHGHYPHGRFHDHGPCDPPPHSQRPQDHYHPPSRQSEERGPGKGHFPFPWRQIGRVYRLPPLKKDEVLPLPEANFPSYSLPNHNNPSEPKIQPFPQSTSESCPWTFSSEFTHVSKFFAYTFPK, from the exons ATGCAGGTGCTCACTGCAACGTTACTTTTGACCCTTGTCATCACACTGCAGTACTCCTGCGCTCTGAGCCCCACAGACTGCAGAGCTGCTGAGCCCGTGGCTGGGGAGGCACTAGACGTGATCAATGAAGAACGGCAGAAAGGCTACCTTTTCCAGCTGCTGCGGGTCGCTGATGCCCATTTGGACAGAGGG CAATCTGCAGCTGTTTATTATTTAGTCTTAGATGTGAAAGAATCCGACTGTTCAGTCCTGTCCAGGCAACACTGGGAGGACTGTGAGCCAGCTGTTTCTAGACGTCCATCAGAGCTA GTGATTGGACAATGTAAGGTTATAGCTACAACACATTTGAATGAATCTCAGGATCTCAGAGTGAATGGCTTTAACTGCACCACTAGTTCTG TCTCTTCAGCCTTAGCCAACACCAAAGACAGCCCCAtactctttgatttctttgaggATACCAAGCTCTACAGAAAACAAGCTGACAAAGCCCTTGAGAAGTACAAAAGGGAGAATGATGATTTTGTCTCCTTCAGAGTGGACCAAGTGGAGAGAGTTGTAAGAGCG agaggaggggaaagaaCCAATTACTATGTGGACTTTTCTGTAAGGAACTGCTCCAGTTACCATTTTCCCAGGCACTCTAAT ATCTTTGGATTCTGCAGGGCAGATTTGTCCTATGATGTCGAAGCCTCTGACTGGGAAACCCCAGAAAACATTGTCATAAACTGTGAAGTCTTCAACCTTGAG GAACACAGAAACATCAGTGTTGTGCAGCCCCGTTCGGGCCATCCCCTCCACTCTGATGCGCATGAGGATTCCCCTGCTGGCAAGCTTCCATTTAAGCCCAGTGAATCCAGAGATCATCATCGTCCCCACAAGCCACATACACCGGGATGCCCACCTCCTCTGGAAGACCAAAACCACTCAGACAGACCACCACTTCAAGCAGGAGCTCTTCCACTATTACCCCCATCAGTGTCAAGATGTCATCACCCTCATTTTGGCACTAATAAGACCCATGGACCCCCTCATAAGCATGGCTCCAGTGAGCACCATCCCCATGGACACCGTCGTCATGAGCACCATCCCCATGGACACTATCGCCGTAGACACCGTCCCCGTGGGCACCGTCCCCATGGACACCATCCCCATGGGCACTATCCCCATGGCCGTTTCCATGACCATGGACCCTGTGACCCACCACCCCATAGCCAACGTCCCCAAGATCACTATCACCCACCATCTAGGCAATCAGAGGAAAGAGGTCCAGGTAAAGGGCACTTTCCCTTCCCATGGAGACAAATTGGACGTGTTTACCGACTCCCTCCACTAAAGAAAGATGAAGTTCTTCCTCTTCCTGAAGCCAACTTTCCCAGCTACTCATTGCCAAACCACAACAATCCCTCAGAGCCAAAGATTCAGCCCTTCCCTCAGTCAACCTCTGAATCATGTCCATGGACATTTAGTAGTGAGTTTACACATGTGTCAAAGTTTTTTGCATatacatttccaaaataa